The proteins below are encoded in one region of Streptomyces sp. NBC_00490:
- a CDS encoding alkaline phosphatase PhoX has translation MSLTRRDFATKSAITGAGVALAGSVGALATAPNALAATDIESQGAEAAGGHGGVGYGPLIPDPDGILALPAGFKYRVITYSGKTKLESGEITPSNHDGTATFAGPRGTTLLVNNHELKGPRANWKYPVPLTEGLVYDPAASGGCTVVEVRPDGQVAEWVGIAGTSTNCAGGSTPWGTWLTGEETEDKAGQNGMTKDHGYIFEVDPADRRANRDPRPVKAFGRYAHEAVVIDPKRGHAYLTEDASGPNGLLFRWTPPEGFRHGRGKLRTLADDAGVLQAFKCFDSGGKFVDDLSRATKTGTVYGVDWIDVPDRDAKTVPVRKQFTDGQVTRARKLEGMWWGDGGTYIVSSYARDESPVQHDGQVWFYDPKRRTLTLKVLLGVNPDPSKDGAFDGPDNITVSPYGGLVIAEDGEGVQHLFGATDSGRTYPIARNELNIGTEEEPEYSEFTGVTFSPSGRTLYANIQTPGIMLAITGPWKRHKRG, from the coding sequence ATGTCGCTCACCCGCAGGGACTTCGCCACGAAATCCGCGATCACCGGCGCCGGGGTCGCGCTGGCCGGCAGTGTCGGCGCCCTCGCCACCGCGCCCAACGCCCTCGCGGCCACCGACATCGAGAGCCAGGGAGCCGAGGCCGCGGGCGGCCACGGCGGTGTCGGCTACGGGCCGCTGATCCCCGACCCCGACGGCATCCTCGCGCTGCCCGCCGGGTTCAAGTACCGCGTCATCACCTACAGCGGGAAGACCAAGCTGGAGTCCGGCGAGATCACGCCCTCCAACCACGACGGCACGGCCACCTTCGCGGGCCCCCGCGGCACCACCCTCCTCGTCAACAACCACGAGCTGAAGGGCCCGCGCGCCAACTGGAAGTACCCCGTGCCGCTCACCGAGGGCCTGGTCTACGACCCCGCCGCGTCCGGCGGCTGCACCGTCGTCGAGGTCCGCCCCGACGGACAGGTCGCCGAGTGGGTCGGCATCGCCGGCACCTCCACCAACTGCGCGGGCGGCAGCACCCCTTGGGGCACCTGGCTCACCGGCGAGGAGACCGAGGACAAGGCCGGCCAGAACGGCATGACCAAGGACCACGGTTACATCTTCGAGGTCGACCCCGCCGACCGCCGTGCCAACCGCGACCCCAGGCCCGTCAAGGCGTTCGGCCGGTACGCCCACGAGGCGGTCGTCATCGACCCCAAGCGCGGCCACGCCTACCTCACCGAGGACGCCTCGGGCCCCAACGGCCTGCTCTTCCGCTGGACCCCGCCCGAGGGCTTCCGGCACGGCCGCGGCAAGCTGCGCACCCTCGCCGACGACGCCGGCGTCCTCCAGGCGTTCAAGTGCTTCGACTCCGGCGGCAAGTTCGTCGACGACCTCTCCCGCGCCACGAAGACCGGCACGGTCTACGGCGTCGACTGGATCGACGTCCCCGACCGAGACGCCAAGACGGTGCCCGTCCGCAAGCAGTTCACCGACGGCCAGGTCACCCGCGCCCGCAAGCTGGAGGGCATGTGGTGGGGCGACGGCGGCACCTACATCGTCTCCTCCTACGCCCGTGACGAGAGCCCCGTCCAGCACGACGGCCAGGTCTGGTTCTACGACCCCAAGCGCCGCACCCTGACGTTGAAGGTCCTGCTGGGCGTCAACCCCGACCCCTCCAAGGACGGCGCCTTCGACGGCCCCGACAACATCACCGTCTCCCCCTACGGCGGCCTCGTCATCGCCGAGGACGGCGAGGGCGTCCAGCATCTGTTCGGCGCCACTGACAGCGGCCGCACCTACCCCATCGCCCGCAACGAACTCAACATCGGCACCGAAGAGGAGCCCGAGTACAGCGAGTTCACCGGCGTCACCTTCTCGCCCAGCGGCCGGACCCTGTACGCCAACATCCAGACGCCCGGAATCATGCTCGCCATCACCGGACCCTGGAAGCGCCACAAGCGCGGGTAA